One genomic window of Halorhabdus sp. CBA1104 includes the following:
- a CDS encoding M20/M25/M40 family metallo-hydrolase, protein MDDSQRAFLESLLETSSPSGFEQPGQRVWVEYVSAFADEVRTDEYGNAVAVHEGDGDAEIAIAGHGDEIGFMVREITDDGLLRLARIGGSDRTVTRGQHVTIHADEGPVAGVVGQVAIHLREGDDEVADVPEQYVDIGVESEEEAQDRVEIGDPITFSSGLRSLADTRLAARGMDNRVGIWTAAEALRQASEADADATVYAVSTVQEELGLRGARMVGFDLDPDAIIAVDVTHATDTPDVPGKRSTGVELGAGPVVARGSANHPQLVEALREVADAEDVDVQLQATGIRTGTDADAFYTQRGGIPSLNLGLPNRYMHTPVEVIDTDDLDAAATALGAFAIEAEQYAPFAVDLDADA, encoded by the coding sequence ATGGACGATTCACAGCGAGCGTTTCTCGAATCGTTGCTCGAAACGTCGAGTCCGTCCGGCTTCGAACAGCCCGGCCAGCGCGTCTGGGTCGAGTACGTCTCGGCGTTCGCCGACGAGGTCCGCACCGACGAGTACGGCAACGCCGTCGCCGTCCACGAGGGAGACGGCGACGCCGAAATCGCGATCGCCGGGCACGGCGACGAGATCGGGTTCATGGTCCGGGAGATCACCGACGACGGCCTCCTCCGACTCGCCCGGATCGGCGGCTCCGATCGGACAGTCACGCGGGGCCAACACGTCACCATCCACGCCGACGAGGGGCCGGTCGCGGGCGTCGTTGGACAGGTAGCGATCCACTTGCGTGAGGGTGACGACGAAGTAGCGGACGTCCCGGAACAGTACGTCGACATCGGCGTCGAGAGCGAGGAAGAAGCCCAGGATCGGGTCGAAATCGGCGATCCGATCACGTTTTCCTCGGGGCTCCGATCGCTGGCCGACACACGGCTTGCAGCCCGCGGGATGGACAACCGGGTCGGGATCTGGACCGCAGCGGAGGCGTTGCGTCAGGCGAGCGAGGCCGACGCGGACGCGACCGTCTACGCCGTCAGCACTGTCCAAGAAGAACTGGGCCTCCGCGGGGCGCGGATGGTCGGGTTCGACCTGGACCCGGACGCGATCATCGCCGTGGACGTCACCCACGCCACCGATACACCGGACGTCCCCGGCAAGCGATCGACGGGCGTCGAACTCGGGGCGGGGCCAGTCGTCGCCCGCGGGAGCGCCAATCACCCACAACTGGTCGAGGCGCTCCGGGAAGTCGCTGACGCCGAAGATGTCGACGTCCAACTCCAGGCGACGGGCATCCGAACGGGCACCGACGCCGACGCCTTTTACACCCAGCGCGGCGGCATCCCCTCGCTGAATCTGGGACTGCCCAATCGGTACATGCACACGCCGGTCGAAGTGATCGACACCGACGACTTAGACGCGGCGGCCACGGCCCTCGGTGCATTCGCGATCGAAGCAGAGCAGTACGCCCCGTTCGCTGTCGACCTCGACGCCGACGCGTAG
- a CDS encoding redoxin domain-containing protein — protein sequence MVSESDTAPTFTATYNGSDHETFDLEDHLGDGPVVLAFFPGAFTPPCSNEMVALQDHLADFEAAGATLFGISADSSFSLGAFAEEYDLGFDLVSDMSGEVIESYGLSIDIPDLGLYGIANRAVYVLDDEGTVTLAWEAEDPTNEPDYEELLAAVKSA from the coding sequence ATGGTCTCAGAAAGCGACACGGCACCGACGTTCACGGCGACGTACAACGGTAGCGACCACGAGACGTTCGATCTCGAAGACCATCTCGGCGACGGCCCAGTCGTCCTCGCGTTCTTCCCGGGTGCGTTTACGCCCCCGTGCTCGAACGAGATGGTCGCCCTGCAGGACCACCTCGCGGATTTCGAGGCCGCCGGGGCGACGCTGTTCGGTATCAGTGCGGACTCGTCGTTCTCCCTGGGCGCGTTTGCCGAGGAGTACGATCTCGGGTTCGATCTCGTCAGCGACATGAGCGGTGAAGTGATCGAATCCTACGGGCTCTCGATCGATATTCCGGATCTCGGCCTGTACGGCATCGCAAACCGTGCTGTCTACGTCCTCGACGACGAGGGGACAGTCACCCTCGCCTGGGAAGCCGAGGACCCGACTAACGAGCCCGACTACGAGGAACTACTGGCGGCCGTCAAGTCGGCTTGA
- a CDS encoding zinc-dependent metalloprotease codes for MDAYRSLQAVAAADDDGVVDWDAVVEAATNGTDPGSLSLSSADQAAYADDVADARDAIATAIDRDVAVPETIQIFNRHHWIDANADTFRRITAPLAERTAPSPRAATVLNTGTMSVLLGFLARNVIGQYDPLLLSGSEADEHALYFVHPNITQTAADLDVSLDRFRRWIAFHEVAHAAEFGAAPWLSTYLETRMTTAIEKLTEGSVDRDAYTELNMAMTAVEGYAELVMDRAFDEPVADLRAKLDERRGGGGPVKRLLTYVFGLGMKRRQYERGKQFFDVVADERGLVGASAVWDRPENLPTETELGRPQEWLTRVDP; via the coding sequence ATGGATGCGTATCGGAGCCTGCAAGCGGTCGCCGCTGCCGACGACGATGGCGTCGTCGACTGGGATGCCGTCGTCGAGGCTGCCACGAACGGGACTGATCCAGGATCGCTGTCCCTCTCGTCGGCCGACCAGGCGGCCTATGCCGACGACGTCGCCGATGCCAGAGATGCGATCGCCACGGCGATCGACCGTGACGTCGCGGTCCCGGAGACGATCCAGATTTTCAACCGCCACCACTGGATCGATGCCAATGCCGACACCTTCCGGCGGATTACCGCCCCGCTCGCGGAGCGAACGGCACCCTCTCCGCGAGCGGCCACCGTCCTCAACACTGGGACCATGTCGGTCCTGCTTGGCTTTCTGGCCCGGAACGTCATCGGCCAGTACGACCCGCTGTTGCTTTCGGGCTCGGAGGCCGACGAGCACGCGCTGTATTTCGTCCATCCGAATATCACGCAGACTGCCGCCGATCTCGACGTCTCACTGGACCGCTTTCGGCGCTGGATCGCCTTCCACGAGGTCGCTCACGCGGCCGAGTTTGGCGCGGCCCCCTGGCTCTCGACGTATCTGGAAACGCGGATGACGACTGCAATCGAGAAACTCACCGAGGGCAGTGTCGATCGGGACGCGTACACGGAACTCAACATGGCGATGACCGCCGTGGAAGGCTACGCCGAGCTGGTGATGGATCGGGCCTTCGACGAACCGGTCGCCGACCTGCGGGCGAAACTCGACGAGCGTCGTGGGGGCGGCGGGCCGGTAAAGCGCCTGCTCACGTACGTCTTCGGCCTCGGGATGAAGCGTCGTCAGTACGAGCGTGGGAAACAATTCTTCGATGTTGTCGCCGACGAGCGTGGTCTGGTCGGTGCGAGTGCCGTCTGGGACAGGCCCGAGAATCTGCCCACCGAGACCGAACTCGGCCGGCCCCAAGAGTGGCTGACCCGGGTCGATCCGTAG
- a CDS encoding lactate racemase domain-containing protein: protein MPFEVPHGDDYLAVDLPDCDVTIAELPGGEPVDVREAAEAAVADPHGPPLAERADPDDEVAIVVTDVTRDAPDGVMVDVLFEELHAAGVDRDQVRIVLGLGLHRPMDHAEIEAELGEYAALAENHDPDDTVTVGEVNDVPIEIYRPVAEADLVLTTGQSEPHQYAGFSGGAKTVVIGAGGESFIKYTHGPEMLSQDDVKLGKIDGNPFREAVEEAGQMLGLDFCLNVTPGPDGFLDAAAGDSGAVVRNLAETAREALAFEVDEQYDVVVSGVGAPKDAQLYQTTRGITYVVLSDGAPVKEGGRVVVPAVLDEGYGAGRGEERFYEWLSGAEDAESCYQAMLEGYEPGAQRGFVTVRSLRHGDAYITNSEDPELVEDCLMNAAATVEDAIEPGSDVLVVPKAPKTLLV from the coding sequence ATGCCATTCGAAGTCCCCCACGGAGACGACTACCTTGCGGTTGATCTCCCCGACTGTGACGTAACGATCGCTGAACTACCCGGCGGTGAACCCGTCGACGTCCGCGAGGCGGCCGAAGCCGCCGTGGCCGATCCACACGGGCCACCGCTCGCCGAACGCGCCGACCCGGACGACGAGGTGGCGATCGTCGTCACGGACGTGACCCGCGACGCGCCGGACGGCGTCATGGTGGACGTCCTCTTCGAGGAACTGCACGCGGCGGGTGTCGATCGCGACCAGGTGCGAATCGTCCTCGGCCTGGGGCTCCATCGCCCGATGGACCACGCGGAGATCGAAGCCGAACTCGGTGAGTACGCCGCACTCGCGGAGAACCACGATCCCGACGATACTGTCACCGTCGGGGAAGTCAACGACGTCCCGATCGAGATCTACCGCCCCGTCGCCGAGGCCGATCTGGTACTCACGACGGGCCAGAGCGAACCCCACCAGTACGCGGGCTTTTCCGGCGGGGCCAAAACCGTTGTCATCGGCGCTGGCGGCGAATCGTTCATCAAGTACACGCACGGCCCGGAGATGCTCAGCCAGGACGACGTTAAACTGGGCAAGATCGACGGCAACCCCTTCCGGGAAGCCGTCGAGGAGGCCGGCCAGATGCTCGGCCTCGATTTCTGTCTGAACGTCACGCCCGGGCCGGATGGCTTCCTGGACGCGGCAGCAGGTGACTCGGGTGCGGTCGTCCGCAACCTGGCCGAGACCGCCCGCGAAGCATTGGCCTTCGAGGTCGACGAGCAATACGATGTCGTCGTCTCCGGCGTCGGCGCGCCCAAGGACGCCCAACTGTACCAGACGACGCGGGGGATCACTTACGTCGTCCTCTCGGACGGTGCGCCAGTCAAGGAGGGCGGTCGCGTCGTCGTGCCCGCCGTACTCGACGAGGGCTATGGCGCGGGCCGCGGCGAGGAACGCTTCTACGAGTGGCTCTCGGGGGCCGAGGATGCCGAATCGTGCTACCAGGCCATGCTAGAGGGGTACGAACCCGGCGCTCAGCGTGGGTTCGTCACAGTCCGGTCGCTCCGCCATGGTGACGCCTACATCACGAACAGTGAGGACCCCGAACTCGTCGAGGACTGTCTCATGAACGCGGCAGCGACGGTCGAAGACGCGATCGAACCCGGGAGCGACGTGCTCGTCGTGCCCAAAGCGCCCAAAACGTTGCTCGTCTGA
- a CDS encoding ribosome biogenesis/translation initiation ATPase RLI → MAEDSIAVVDLDRCQPDRCNYECANFCPPNRTGKECIVTREERFEEGDPYSGGADQVWISEEICLGESCGICVEKCPFDAIEIINLPQELDDNPVHRYGENAFALYGLPAPEPGRVTGILGPNGIGKTTAVRMLADELTPNLGQFEESPEWDAVLDAYRGTALQDYLESLLDGDVTVARKPQYVDQIPEQFDGTTRQLLERTDERGVLDDLIERVGIGPVVDQDIDTLSGGELQRVALVAAVARDADFYFLDEVSPYLDIGQRMTAARLIQELAEEENRSVLVVEHDLAILDLLADAIHVGYGRPGAFGVITDPKSVKSGINEYLAGYLENENMRIREEAIEFEEHAPRSVSTGDTVIEYPALEKSYGEGEFSLAVESGQIRESEVLGVVGPNGIGKSTFAKLLAGRLESDAGEIDAELDISYKPQYVEVDQPMRVDAFLSSIAEDFGTSYWNTEIAQPLQLEEIMEQQLTDLSGGERQRVAIAACLSRDADLYLLDEPSAHLDVEQRVLATTAIRRYAENHDATAMVIDHDIYMIDLLADRLLVFDGEPAVSGHASTPQSMRDGMNDFLSNLDITFRRDERTSRPRINKPESQLDREQKQAGEYYYAPE, encoded by the coding sequence ATGGCTGAAGATTCTATCGCCGTCGTCGACCTTGATCGCTGTCAGCCCGACCGCTGTAACTACGAGTGTGCCAACTTCTGTCCGCCAAACCGGACGGGCAAAGAGTGCATCGTCACGCGAGAGGAACGGTTCGAAGAAGGCGACCCCTACAGTGGCGGGGCCGATCAGGTCTGGATCAGTGAGGAGATCTGTCTCGGCGAATCCTGTGGTATTTGCGTCGAGAAGTGCCCGTTCGACGCTATCGAGATCATCAACCTGCCACAGGAACTCGATGACAACCCCGTCCACCGCTACGGAGAGAATGCCTTTGCGCTGTACGGACTCCCGGCCCCCGAACCAGGGCGCGTAACGGGGATTTTGGGACCGAACGGAATCGGGAAGACGACCGCGGTGCGCATGCTTGCCGACGAACTGACACCGAATCTGGGCCAGTTCGAGGAGTCCCCGGAGTGGGACGCAGTGCTCGATGCCTACCGCGGAACGGCCCTGCAGGATTACCTCGAATCCCTGCTGGACGGTGACGTCACGGTCGCCCGGAAACCACAGTACGTCGACCAGATCCCCGAGCAGTTCGACGGAACGACCCGGCAGTTGCTCGAACGCACCGACGAGCGCGGTGTCTTGGACGACCTGATCGAGCGCGTGGGCATCGGCCCCGTCGTCGATCAAGACATCGATACGCTCTCGGGTGGGGAACTTCAGCGGGTCGCCCTCGTGGCGGCTGTCGCCCGCGATGCTGACTTCTACTTCCTAGACGAAGTGTCACCGTACCTTGATATCGGTCAGCGGATGACTGCCGCCCGGCTGATTCAGGAACTCGCCGAAGAGGAAAACCGCTCGGTGCTGGTCGTCGAACACGACCTCGCTATTCTGGACCTGCTCGCCGACGCTATCCACGTCGGCTACGGCCGGCCAGGTGCCTTCGGTGTCATTACCGACCCCAAATCCGTCAAAAGTGGGATCAACGAGTACCTCGCGGGCTATCTGGAAAACGAGAACATGCGCATCCGCGAGGAGGCCATCGAGTTCGAGGAGCACGCCCCTCGATCGGTCAGTACCGGTGATACGGTCATCGAGTACCCGGCCTTAGAGAAGAGCTACGGCGAAGGCGAGTTCTCGCTTGCCGTCGAGTCGGGACAGATTCGGGAGAGCGAGGTGCTCGGCGTCGTCGGCCCGAACGGGATCGGGAAGTCCACCTTCGCGAAGCTGCTGGCCGGCCGCCTCGAATCGGACGCCGGCGAGATCGACGCCGAACTCGACATCTCGTATAAACCCCAATACGTCGAGGTCGACCAGCCGATGCGCGTCGACGCCTTTCTCTCCTCGATCGCCGAGGACTTTGGGACCTCTTACTGGAACACCGAGATCGCCCAGCCACTCCAGCTCGAGGAGATCATGGAGCAGCAACTCACCGATCTCTCTGGCGGGGAGCGCCAGCGCGTGGCGATCGCGGCCTGCCTCTCGCGGGACGCCGATCTCTACCTGCTGGATGAACCAAGCGCTCACCTCGACGTCGAACAGCGCGTCCTGGCGACCACCGCGATCCGCCGCTATGCCGAGAACCACGACGCGACGGCCATGGTCATCGATCACGACATCTACATGATCGACCTGCTGGCCGATCGCCTGCTGGTCTTCGACGGCGAACCGGCGGTTTCGGGCCACGCCAGCACGCCCCAGTCGATGCGGGACGGGATGAACGACTTCCTGAGCAACCTCGACATCACGTTCCGCCGGGACGAGCGCACGTCCCGACCACGGATCAACAAACCGGAGAGTCAGCTCGATCGCGAGCAAAAGCAGGCCGGCGAGTACTATTACGCCCCCGAGTAA
- a CDS encoding sugar phosphate isomerase/epimerase, with the protein MTVESDGPTVAGKCVPEPAALSAASERGFDAVELYLERPHLDAFEETLAAVRDSPVTAVSVHTPHVGLDETDYYRLADRLAVELAAYLVLHSKRVLQVFVPTVEEIGFSAPHGHENNTGASALHLEEMILSPGNELVLDTAHLYMAEREYQRALDRLLSTYPDQIGVVHLTDGTRRNDGLSFGDGTIDLGETIRTIQASVFDGPIVLEVMPDEQAAANQVFQGHWSD; encoded by the coding sequence GTGACGGTCGAATCAGACGGGCCGACGGTTGCTGGCAAGTGTGTGCCCGAACCGGCAGCACTCTCGGCCGCGAGCGAGCGGGGGTTCGACGCCGTCGAACTGTATCTCGAACGCCCCCATCTCGACGCATTCGAGGAGACGCTGGCGGCCGTACGGGACTCGCCGGTGACTGCTGTCTCGGTCCATACACCCCACGTGGGACTCGACGAAACGGACTATTACCGACTGGCTGATCGTCTCGCGGTCGAACTGGCTGCCTATCTCGTGTTGCACTCTAAGCGCGTCTTGCAGGTGTTTGTGCCGACAGTCGAGGAAATTGGCTTTTCGGCCCCACACGGCCACGAGAACAACACCGGCGCGAGCGCCCTGCACCTTGAGGAGATGATCCTTTCCCCCGGCAACGAACTGGTGCTGGATACGGCCCATCTCTACATGGCCGAACGTGAGTACCAGCGCGCGCTCGATCGGCTCCTCTCGACCTATCCCGACCAGATCGGCGTCGTTCACTTGACCGACGGCACGCGCCGGAACGATGGACTCTCCTTTGGCGACGGTACGATTGATCTGGGCGAGACGATCCGGACGATTCAGGCGTCGGTGTTCGACGGCCCCATCGTTCTCGAAGTGATGCCCGACGAGCAGGCTGCCGCCAATCAGGTGTTTCAGGGCCACTGGTCGGACTAG
- a CDS encoding AAA domain-containing protein, whose protein sequence is MHLRGPVLEVGESQTVSTQYGERDLAEVSIRPDEGRTAAVTVTLWGKWTETADVLEPGMELAVYDADEREYRGERTYQTGEGTMVVVEPEFIVDVTDVRSWVQCPRMYYLNKLSGTPLAYPVVKGTIVHEVFGDLLRGRDVETAVAERVEEVGLELGLLGRDAETVREDTRDHARAIEGWLQQGHLTDGGQQTFGPAESEWRSEQTLISERYGLKGRADAVRRGMPVELKTGKNTNREPRFQDKIQAAAYALVLGEHGEEPPNTGTLLYTKNAAVDRSEEGGDLSPAKEFSIGSGLLEFVVRTRNEIAAMEHGMDVPTGYEADAKCEYCFEQDTCMAVSGRLDQESKAGQIGNAIPETERTYFRRQYRAIEAERRAAHREYAKLWRQDKAERAAADRALIDLEPTGQRELDGGRWELRAKATGATSKIREGDVVLASDGDPIGGDAELARVQRLSDEIVVTADEPVELRRLDVYPSELSTDRMLTAVHDALLGQSDEEKAVLFGRQEPTFRDVGETFVENNPAQDRAVRRAVGAEDFALIHGPPGTGKTYTLATLVDALVERGQRVLLSAFTNRAVDNAVEALLEQGVSNVVRMGTETGVRDDLQHVRLDPAGDPDERATTLTDAPVVAATTATCGSRIMREQDFDVAVIDEAGQLTEPGALAAVARADRFVLVGDHQQLPPVVRSEGDVTGDAADLSQSLFERLIDAHPAAGVLLDRQYRMAQRIQAYSSREFYDGQLRPANGAIAGQSLGDLDGADPSALPTSLRDRVAFIDPDGRAEGNTNPTEAQTVAETVDSYLAAGLDPTDVGVIAPYRAQVAEIGQRVPEGVTVDTVDRFQGSSKEVIVVSFVATGSLEGPIFEDYRRINVALTRAKRALVLIGDADALSTDERYGRMVAWARGD, encoded by the coding sequence GTGCATCTGCGCGGCCCCGTCCTCGAAGTTGGTGAGTCACAAACCGTCAGTACGCAGTACGGCGAGCGCGACCTCGCGGAAGTCTCGATTCGCCCGGACGAGGGGCGTACAGCAGCCGTCACGGTCACGCTGTGGGGAAAGTGGACGGAGACAGCCGACGTGCTCGAACCCGGCATGGAACTGGCTGTCTACGACGCCGACGAGCGCGAGTATCGGGGAGAGAGGACCTACCAGACCGGCGAGGGGACAATGGTCGTCGTCGAGCCCGAGTTCATCGTCGACGTGACCGACGTCCGCTCGTGGGTCCAGTGTCCGCGCATGTACTACCTGAACAAACTTTCTGGGACGCCGCTTGCCTATCCCGTCGTCAAGGGGACGATCGTCCACGAGGTCTTTGGCGACTTGCTCCGCGGGCGTGACGTCGAGACAGCCGTCGCCGAGCGGGTCGAAGAAGTCGGCCTCGAACTCGGCTTGCTGGGCCGAGATGCCGAGACCGTCCGCGAGGACACACGCGACCATGCTCGTGCGATCGAGGGGTGGCTCCAGCAGGGCCATCTCACCGACGGTGGCCAGCAGACTTTCGGCCCGGCCGAAAGCGAGTGGCGCTCGGAACAGACTCTCATCAGCGAGCGCTACGGCCTGAAAGGGCGGGCCGACGCCGTCCGGCGCGGGATGCCCGTCGAACTCAAGACCGGCAAGAACACGAACCGAGAACCCCGCTTCCAGGACAAGATTCAGGCCGCCGCCTACGCACTCGTCCTCGGGGAACACGGCGAGGAGCCGCCCAATACGGGGACGTTGCTCTACACGAAAAACGCGGCTGTCGACCGCAGCGAGGAAGGTGGCGATCTCTCGCCGGCCAAGGAGTTCTCGATCGGGTCGGGCCTGCTTGAGTTCGTCGTCCGGACGCGCAACGAGATCGCCGCGATGGAACACGGGATGGACGTCCCGACTGGCTACGAGGCCGATGCCAAGTGTGAGTACTGCTTCGAGCAGGACACCTGTATGGCAGTTTCGGGACGCCTCGATCAGGAATCGAAGGCCGGCCAAATTGGCAATGCGATCCCCGAGACCGAACGTACGTACTTCCGGCGGCAGTACCGTGCGATCGAGGCGGAACGCCGCGCTGCCCACCGTGAGTACGCCAAACTCTGGCGGCAGGACAAAGCGGAGCGGGCGGCCGCCGATCGCGCGCTGATCGACCTCGAACCCACCGGCCAGCGGGAACTCGATGGCGGCCGCTGGGAGTTGCGTGCAAAAGCCACGGGCGCGACCTCGAAGATCCGGGAGGGTGACGTGGTGCTGGCGAGCGACGGCGATCCAATCGGCGGCGACGCGGAACTGGCCCGGGTCCAACGACTGTCCGACGAAATCGTCGTCACGGCCGACGAGCCGGTCGAACTCCGGCGGCTCGATGTCTACCCGTCGGAACTGTCGACCGACCGGATGCTCACGGCCGTCCACGACGCCCTGCTCGGGCAGTCCGATGAGGAGAAAGCCGTCCTCTTTGGCCGCCAAGAACCCACGTTCCGCGACGTCGGAGAGACGTTCGTCGAGAACAATCCGGCCCAGGATCGGGCGGTCCGGCGAGCCGTCGGTGCCGAGGACTTCGCGTTGATCCACGGCCCGCCGGGGACGGGCAAGACCTACACGCTCGCGACGCTCGTCGACGCCCTCGTCGAACGCGGCCAGCGCGTTCTCCTCTCGGCCTTTACCAATCGCGCCGTGGACAACGCCGTCGAGGCACTCCTCGAGCAAGGCGTCTCGAACGTGGTGCGGATGGGGACCGAAACCGGCGTCCGCGACGACCTCCAGCACGTCAGACTCGATCCCGCTGGCGATCCGGACGAGCGGGCAACCACGCTGACGGACGCGCCAGTCGTCGCCGCGACGACGGCGACCTGTGGCTCCCGAATCATGCGCGAACAGGACTTCGACGTGGCCGTCATCGACGAGGCGGGCCAGTTGACCGAACCCGGCGCGCTGGCGGCTGTCGCCCGCGCCGACCGGTTCGTCCTCGTCGGCGACCACCAGCAACTGCCGCCGGTCGTCCGCAGCGAGGGCGACGTCACTGGAGACGCGGCCGACCTCTCTCAATCGCTGTTCGAACGCCTGATCGACGCCCATCCCGCGGCCGGTGTGCTGCTCGATCGCCAGTACCGGATGGCCCAGCGCATCCAGGCCTACTCCTCGCGGGAGTTCTACGACGGCCAGTTGCGGCCCGCCAACGGTGCGATCGCCGGGCAATCACTCGGCGACCTCGATGGGGCCGATCCGTCCGCGCTGCCCACCAGCCTCCGGGACCGAGTGGCGTTCATCGACCCGGACGGGCGCGCTGAGGGGAATACCAACCCTACGGAAGCCCAAACCGTCGCCGAAACAGTCGACTCGTATCTGGCTGCCGGGCTCGATCCGACGGACGTGGGCGTCATCGCGCCCTACCGTGCCCAGGTGGCCGAGATTGGCCAGCGCGTGCCCGAAGGCGTCACCGTCGATACCGTCGATCGCTTCCAGGGATCCAGCAAAGAGGTGATCGTCGTCTCGTTCGTCGCGACCGGCAGCCTCGAAGGGCCGATTTTCGAGGACTATCGGCGGATCAACGTCGCCCTGACGCGGGCAAAGCGGGCGCTGGTACTGATCGGTGACGCCGACGCCCTCTCGACGGACGAGCGGTACGGTCGGATGGTCGCGTGGGCACGTGGCGATTAA
- a CDS encoding sodium:proline symporter: MVSTGLALGLTVLTLVGFAGLGLWHSRGRVGSVEDLITARDSVGEGRMTATLVASVMGVWILLSAPEAGASFGIAAVVGYAIGEALPMLAYAKIGPRLREVIPDGHSLTEYAHARYGAAMYAFVLAVSALYMFVFLAAELTGISRALALIAAVPQWQTAVLVGGFVLLYTSYGGLRASIFTDTIQALVVLPLLVVAAVGAILSLGGPSAVYDGIAATNPALLDPGYWPGLQFGLGLSFAILGAELINQTWWQRIYAGVDSETVRRGFRSASLLNGAIMLVAALFGVVAAGHANIVTDTASAGYNADVSFFVLLGEAFPEWLVLAVVLLALLLVMSSVDTLFNALSSLVTADLPRLLDEPADRTLRLGARAFTVVVALAAIYVSLRARSVLRLFFFADLLGAAVAFPLIYGLYSRRLTGLGALFSSLAGLAFGLAYFPDLRGYITAIPVVGEALPAADPLYVTSFAGAFLLSTVLTLVAARLSRPTFDHELLGGTVRQLDEETAD; this comes from the coding sequence GTGGTGAGTACTGGTCTCGCACTCGGCCTGACGGTCCTGACGCTGGTCGGGTTCGCCGGGCTGGGACTGTGGCACTCTCGGGGACGCGTCGGGTCGGTCGAGGACCTGATCACGGCAAGGGATTCGGTCGGCGAGGGCCGAATGACGGCCACGCTGGTCGCCTCGGTGATGGGTGTCTGGATCCTGCTGTCGGCGCCCGAGGCCGGCGCGAGCTTCGGGATCGCGGCGGTCGTCGGCTATGCGATCGGTGAGGCCCTGCCCATGCTCGCGTACGCAAAGATCGGCCCCCGGCTCCGTGAGGTGATCCCGGACGGCCACTCGCTGACCGAGTACGCCCACGCCCGGTACGGCGCGGCGATGTACGCCTTCGTGCTCGCGGTGAGTGCGCTGTACATGTTCGTCTTCCTCGCCGCCGAGTTGACGGGTATCTCCCGGGCGCTGGCGCTGATCGCGGCGGTTCCTCAGTGGCAGACGGCCGTCCTCGTCGGCGGGTTCGTCCTCCTGTACACCAGTTACGGTGGTCTCCGGGCGAGTATCTTCACCGATACGATCCAGGCACTCGTTGTCCTGCCGTTGCTCGTGGTTGCGGCCGTGGGCGCGATCCTCTCGCTTGGCGGGCCCAGCGCGGTCTACGACGGGATCGCCGCGACGAATCCGGCGTTGCTCGATCCGGGCTACTGGCCGGGACTGCAGTTCGGACTCGGCCTCTCGTTTGCCATCCTTGGTGCCGAGCTCATCAACCAGACCTGGTGGCAGCGCATCTACGCCGGTGTGGACAGCGAGACAGTCAGGCGTGGGTTCCGTTCGGCCTCGCTCCTCAACGGCGCGATCATGCTCGTGGCCGCCCTGTTCGGTGTCGTCGCCGCCGGCCACGCTAACATCGTGACCGACACCGCAAGCGCCGGCTACAACGCCGACGTGTCCTTCTTCGTGTTGCTCGGCGAAGCCTTCCCGGAGTGGCTTGTCCTGGCCGTGGTCTTGCTTGCGCTGTTGCTCGTGATGAGCTCCGTCGATACGCTGTTCAACGCCCTGTCGAGTCTCGTGACGGCTGACCTTCCCCGATTGCTTGACGAGCCCGCCGACCGGACGCTCCGGCTCGGTGCGCGGGCCTTTACCGTCGTCGTCGCCCTGGCGGCGATCTACGTGAGTCTGCGCGCCCGGAGCGTGTTGCGGCTGTTTTTCTTCGCCGATCTACTGGGTGCAGCCGTTGCGTTCCCGCTGATCTACGGACTGTACTCCCGGCGACTCACGGGGCTTGGCGCGCTGTTCAGCAGCCTCGCCGGTCTCGCGTTCGGGCTGGCGTATTTCCCGGATCTGCGCGGCTACATCACTGCCATCCCGGTCGTTGGTGAGGCCCTGCCGGCCGCTGATCCACTCTATGTGACCTCCTTTGCCGGCGCGTTCCTGCTTTCGACCGTGCTGACGTTGGTTGCGGCTCGGCTCTCTCGCCCCACGTTCGATCACGAGCTGTTGGGCGGGACCGTTCGGCAACTCGACGAGGAAACGGCCGATTGA
- a CDS encoding ArsR family transcriptional regulator, whose protein sequence is MAESDGEGIEDLPPSAKLVYKVLEYKGPLTQKGIVEESMLSARTVRYALERLEEVDVVSEDVYFADARQNLYELTTEDGTEQQDQAVSD, encoded by the coding sequence ATGGCTGAATCCGACGGAGAGGGGATCGAAGACCTCCCGCCGAGCGCAAAACTCGTCTACAAGGTCCTCGAGTACAAGGGGCCACTAACCCAGAAGGGGATCGTCGAGGAATCGATGCTCTCGGCCCGCACAGTCCGGTACGCCCTCGAACGACTCGAAGAAGTCGACGTCGTCTCCGAGGACGTCTACTTCGCAGACGCCCGGCAGAACCTCTACGAACTGACGACTGAGGACGGCACTGAACAACAAGATCAGGCCGTCTCGGACTAA